A genomic region of Enterococcus sp. 12C11_DIV0727 contains the following coding sequences:
- a CDS encoding HelD family protein, translating into MSNDHTQETQHLQQVYEELSQARETYQAAIDEVSTTGKSVLEQFGGDTKLNFDSYSDNLETFAMMEMKNREIDQLNIQNATAAKQLEKVERLLKVPYFGKIDVTFLDTDDDRDVFYIGMNDFTNLDGDSRIYDWRSPIASLFYNNVLGDSSYLVNKTEIPVALNLKRQLIIEEDRLINFFDTSLAIQDDILLHSLEADSSQYMKDITTTIQQEQNEIIRDERHPLLLVNGIAGSGKTSAIMQRIAYLLYNHRTQITADDILLLSPNSTFIDYISQVLPNLGERNPLNLTLLQFLKFTFREKKPIESEAAYFNRITAEQVNSQQKVIQSQAFTTFIQSFDDPTLIQQSLFQPILFKRKPIFSAELIFNLYQETPNTLSIRDRLSATKEKLSSLWNRYLIKQSKSKKMIDQMQDLTEAEQLRYFDMIFTEDDEEQLTEFALQRLQKKYRKVADVIADTSWFDQWLLFEALYQQYTRVPYKRTSSAYTADEVVSLLLIKDKYIEDLSNRQMAFILVDEVQDYTEAQILLLLKLFPQANFTLAGDENQAIFNTSISFMELKELLSASSRSVTSYQLLNSYRSSKEITQLFQTLVTNHEKLKIVSIRKDGEKPKFIPCENQDTYLETLTSLLASLSPEEATVIITKTGIEAEELEQQLIKENITIKAQILSIDMAKGLEFDNVIIHDPSTVRYGTTEREKKILYTAISRGMKQVFLPYVRELSELLKNK; encoded by the coding sequence ATGTCAAATGATCACACACAAGAAACCCAACATTTGCAACAGGTTTATGAAGAATTAAGTCAAGCCAGAGAAACATACCAAGCTGCTATTGACGAAGTTAGCACTACAGGAAAATCAGTATTGGAGCAATTTGGTGGTGATACAAAATTAAATTTTGATAGTTACTCAGATAATCTGGAAACATTTGCCATGATGGAGATGAAAAATAGAGAAATCGATCAGTTGAACATCCAAAATGCAACTGCAGCTAAGCAACTTGAAAAAGTCGAGCGTTTACTAAAAGTTCCTTATTTTGGAAAAATCGATGTAACATTTCTAGATACGGATGACGATCGTGATGTGTTTTATATTGGCATGAATGATTTTACTAATTTGGATGGAGATTCACGAATCTATGACTGGCGTTCACCTATCGCTTCTCTTTTTTATAATAATGTTTTAGGTGACAGCAGTTATTTAGTTAATAAAACAGAGATTCCTGTAGCCTTAAATCTGAAAAGACAATTAATCATCGAAGAGGATCGTTTAATCAATTTCTTTGATACGAGTCTAGCGATTCAAGATGATATTTTGCTCCATTCATTGGAAGCAGATTCTTCTCAATATATGAAAGATATTACAACAACGATCCAACAAGAGCAAAATGAGATTATCCGTGATGAACGTCATCCACTGCTTTTAGTCAACGGGATTGCTGGTAGCGGCAAAACATCTGCTATCATGCAGCGAATTGCTTATTTACTTTACAATCATCGGACACAAATTACGGCCGATGATATTTTACTACTTTCGCCAAATTCGACATTTATCGATTACATTTCCCAGGTATTACCAAATTTAGGTGAGCGAAACCCTTTAAATCTAACCTTACTGCAATTTCTAAAATTTACCTTTCGTGAAAAAAAGCCGATCGAAAGTGAAGCCGCTTATTTCAATCGGATCACAGCGGAACAAGTGAATTCTCAGCAGAAAGTCATCCAATCTCAAGCATTTACTACATTTATTCAGTCATTCGATGATCCAACGCTGATTCAACAATCTTTGTTTCAACCAATTTTATTCAAACGTAAACCAATTTTTTCCGCTGAACTGATTTTTAATTTATATCAAGAAACACCGAATACTTTATCGATCAGAGACAGATTATCTGCAACAAAAGAAAAATTATCCAGCTTATGGAATCGTTATCTGATTAAACAATCTAAGTCCAAAAAAATGATCGATCAAATGCAAGATCTGACTGAAGCGGAACAGTTGCGTTATTTTGATATGATATTTACCGAAGATGATGAAGAACAACTGACGGAATTTGCATTGCAACGGTTGCAAAAAAAATACCGTAAAGTTGCTGATGTAATTGCTGATACGTCGTGGTTTGATCAATGGTTACTCTTTGAAGCGTTGTATCAACAATACACACGCGTACCTTATAAAAGAACCTCGTCAGCTTATACTGCAGACGAAGTCGTAAGCCTACTACTGATCAAAGATAAATATATTGAAGATTTATCTAATCGACAAATGGCTTTTATTTTAGTGGATGAGGTCCAAGATTATACTGAAGCTCAAATTCTTCTACTGCTAAAACTATTCCCGCAAGCTAACTTTACTTTGGCAGGAGATGAAAATCAGGCTATCTTCAATACATCGATCAGTTTTATGGAATTGAAAGAGTTATTATCTGCTTCTAGCCGTTCAGTCACTTCTTATCAATTATTGAATAGTTACCGTTCAAGCAAGGAAATCACGCAACTTTTCCAAACTTTAGTAACAAATCATGAAAAGCTCAAAATCGTATCGATCCGAAAAGATGGTGAGAAACCTAAGTTTATTCCTTGTGAAAATCAAGATACTTACTTAGAAACGCTCACTTCACTTTTAGCTTCCTTATCTCCTGAAGAAGCGACCGTGATCATTACAAAAACTGGAATAGAAGCAGAAGAATTAGAACAACAGCTGATTAAAGAAAACATCACTATTAAGGCTCAAATTCTTTCCATCGATATGGCAAAAGGACTTGAATTTGACAATGTGATCATTCATGACCCTTCAACCGTACGCTATGGAACAACGGAACGAGAAAAAAAGATTCTTTATACAGCAATTTCTCGTGGTATGAAACAGGTGTTTTTGCCTTATGTTAGAGAGCTTTCTGAGTTGCTTAAAAATAAATAG
- a CDS encoding TatD family hydrolase codes for MIFDSHTHLNAEQFNEDIPETIEHAKELGVTEMAVVGFDTPTIEKSLELSQHYKEIQSIIGWHPTEAGSYTPDIEKRLQHLLTMPKVVALGEIGLDYYWMEDPKEVQERVFRRQIAIAKEMNLPISIHTRDAMEDTYKILKEEDIRDIGGIMHSFSGDPEWMEKFLDMGMHISLSGVVTFKKALEVQEVAKAVPLDRLLVETDAPYLAPVPYRGKRNEPGYTRYVVEKIAELREVPFEEIAKQTTINAHRLFRLAE; via the coding sequence ATGATTTTTGATTCTCATACTCATTTAAATGCAGAACAATTTAACGAAGATATTCCAGAAACAATTGAACATGCGAAAGAATTAGGTGTAACCGAAATGGCGGTAGTTGGTTTTGATACACCGACGATCGAAAAGTCTCTGGAACTTAGCCAACACTATAAAGAAATCCAAAGTATTATCGGTTGGCATCCAACAGAAGCCGGAAGTTATACGCCTGATATCGAGAAAAGACTACAGCATTTACTAACAATGCCAAAAGTAGTAGCACTTGGCGAAATCGGCTTAGATTATTACTGGATGGAAGATCCAAAAGAAGTTCAGGAACGTGTTTTTAGACGTCAAATCGCAATTGCCAAAGAAATGAATCTGCCAATCAGCATCCATACACGAGATGCAATGGAAGATACGTATAAAATTTTAAAAGAAGAAGATATTCGGGATATTGGCGGAATCATGCATAGTTTCAGTGGCGATCCTGAATGGATGGAAAAATTTCTAGATATGGGGATGCATATTTCTTTAAGCGGTGTTGTGACGTTTAAGAAAGCATTAGAGGTTCAAGAAGTAGCTAAAGCTGTTCCTTTGGATCGTTTATTGGTGGAGACAGACGCACCATACTTAGCCCCAGTCCCTTATCGAGGCAAACGCAATGAACCAGGTTATACTCGTTATGTAGTAGAAAAAATTGCAGAACTAAGAGAAGTTCCTTTTGAAGAGATAGCGAAGCAAACAACTATTAATGCGCATCGCTTATTCAGGTTAGCTGAATGA
- a CDS encoding MFS transporter: MENKKTRNVTWMLAAIFLGYTCIYVDKTTIGMSLVTIATDLGFDPQQKGLILSAFFLGYTIFQIPFGYLSSKIGTRKMMIASVFLVGIFLFLFGFGFSLLYLIFIRFMTGAVAHSGYPSSVSTFISQELPMEKRGPAQSTMIASSGFAAIVGPLLIAPLLLQVGWHKTYYFLGAAVLLIAVLMYVVIPKEFGGVKEHLQNKAAISFREVLKDRNVWILIFAAFFINAAIYGLNGWMATYLVEAHGLGLSQTAYVTAVIGFFTMVAAMVGGVMVNKFFIGKEKNVIFVATVGGGIFAVLVSVVGTFVLSMIALTLAVACASLAFATLMSIPLKLFPSDEVSAKYATINAIGVSGGFVAPTIIGALIQLSNGAFFSSFLFIGISFVVAGTITLLVQKKKES; encoded by the coding sequence GTGGAAAATAAAAAAACAAGAAATGTTACTTGGATGTTGGCAGCTATTTTTCTAGGATACACTTGTATTTATGTAGATAAAACGACAATTGGCATGTCTCTAGTGACTATTGCAACTGATTTAGGCTTCGACCCTCAGCAAAAAGGGTTGATATTAAGTGCTTTTTTTCTAGGCTATACGATTTTTCAAATTCCATTTGGGTATTTATCCAGTAAGATCGGGACAAGAAAAATGATGATTGCTTCTGTTTTTTTAGTTGGAATTTTCCTTTTTTTATTTGGTTTTGGCTTTTCATTATTATATTTGATTTTTATTCGCTTTATGACAGGAGCCGTTGCGCATTCGGGTTATCCATCCTCTGTAAGTACCTTTATTTCACAAGAGTTACCAATGGAAAAACGAGGTCCGGCGCAATCTACGATGATCGCTTCCTCAGGTTTTGCGGCAATCGTAGGACCACTATTGATTGCACCATTGTTGCTTCAGGTGGGCTGGCATAAGACGTATTATTTTTTAGGAGCGGCTGTATTATTGATTGCTGTTTTAATGTACGTTGTGATTCCAAAAGAATTTGGCGGTGTAAAGGAACATCTGCAAAATAAGGCGGCGATTTCATTTCGAGAAGTATTGAAAGATCGAAATGTCTGGATTTTGATTTTTGCCGCTTTTTTCATCAATGCGGCGATTTATGGGCTGAATGGGTGGATGGCGACTTATCTTGTAGAAGCTCATGGTCTTGGTTTATCTCAAACTGCTTACGTAACAGCTGTCATTGGCTTTTTCACAATGGTTGCAGCGATGGTTGGCGGTGTTATGGTAAATAAATTTTTCATTGGTAAAGAGAAAAATGTTATTTTTGTGGCAACCGTAGGCGGTGGGATTTTTGCTGTGTTGGTTTCAGTCGTCGGCACATTTGTATTGAGTATGATCGCATTAACACTCGCTGTTGCCTGTGCTAGTTTAGCATTTGCAACGTTGATGAGTATTCCATTGAAACTATTTCCATCAGATGAAGTTTCTGCAAAATATGCAACGATTAATGCAATCGGTGTTTCAGGCGGTTTTGTTGCTCCAACGATTATTGGAGCCCTGATTCAATTGTCAAATGGTGCTTTCTTCAGTTCCTTCTTATTTATAGGCATTTCATTTGTAGTTGCAGGAACTATCACCTTACTGGTTCAAAAAAAGAAAGAATCCTAG
- the gcvT gene encoding glycine cleavage system aminomethyltransferase GcvT has product MDLKTPLYDAHLEAGGKMVPFAGYTLPVQYKDSGVIKEHLAVRNQVGLFDVSHMGEVVYEGKEALANLQYLLTNDFSNLEIGRVRYTLMCNENGGVIDDLLVYKCSEEKYLLVVNAANRAKDVAWMTAHLFGEVEFSDQSDQFVQIALQGSSAKEIIAELTKEEEIPKKYYSFTEQANVGGVTCILSRTGYTGEFGYELYCKPEDGLKLWNRLVETGQKYGIIPCGLGARDTLRLEAGMPLYGHEMSEEITPLETDLGFAVKMKKEDFIGKQGILDKGEPKITRIGLQLTDRGIVREGADIYFKGDKIGQTTSGTMCPFINKACAMALVEKGIVEIGSPIEVEVRGKKIAAEVVTIPFVKK; this is encoded by the coding sequence ATGGATCTAAAAACACCTTTATATGACGCACATCTTGAAGCAGGCGGGAAGATGGTTCCATTCGCAGGTTACACGCTACCTGTCCAATATAAAGATAGTGGTGTGATAAAAGAACATTTAGCTGTTCGCAATCAAGTTGGATTATTTGATGTTTCCCATATGGGGGAAGTTGTTTACGAGGGAAAAGAGGCTTTAGCGAATTTGCAGTATTTATTAACAAATGATTTTAGCAATTTAGAAATAGGTCGTGTTCGATATACCTTGATGTGTAATGAAAATGGTGGGGTAATCGATGATCTATTAGTGTATAAATGTAGTGAAGAGAAATATCTACTGGTAGTCAACGCAGCAAATAGAGCTAAAGATGTTGCTTGGATGACAGCGCACTTATTCGGTGAAGTTGAATTTTCTGATCAATCCGATCAGTTTGTTCAGATCGCATTACAAGGATCTTCTGCTAAAGAAATTATAGCGGAATTAACGAAAGAAGAAGAAATTCCAAAAAAATATTATAGTTTTACTGAACAAGCCAATGTTGGCGGTGTAACTTGTATTTTATCTCGAACGGGTTATACAGGGGAGTTTGGCTATGAGTTATACTGTAAACCGGAAGATGGACTTAAATTATGGAATCGGTTAGTAGAAACAGGTCAAAAATACGGTATTATCCCCTGTGGTTTAGGTGCACGTGATACGCTACGTTTAGAGGCAGGAATGCCACTTTATGGGCATGAAATGTCTGAAGAAATTACACCGCTTGAAACAGATCTAGGTTTTGCGGTCAAAATGAAAAAAGAAGATTTTATTGGCAAACAGGGCATACTTGATAAAGGAGAACCTAAAATTACTCGGATCGGTTTACAGTTAACGGATCGTGGGATCGTTCGTGAAGGAGCCGATATTTATTTTAAAGGGGATAAGATTGGCCAAACAACCTCAGGTACGATGTGTCCATTTATCAATAAAGCTTGTGCAATGGCTTTAGTGGAAAAAGGAATCGTAGAAATTGGTTCACCAATCGAAGTAGAAGTTAGAGGTAAGAAAATTGCGGCTGAAGTTGTAACAATACCGTTTGTAAAAAAATAA
- a CDS encoding linear amide C-N hydrolase encodes MCTGITVKSKAGNSYWGRTQEFNLLMEYDGAIIPRSYDLHVSLDHFLTQYAAMGVALAGHPLLVDGVNEKGLMGGSFYFGNYNRYIESEKIRAKGKLPLAGAEFVTYALTNYASVAEIKERVNQDTAIAIVDNQMGIPQHYVFQDESGASVVVEPSIDGGYEVYENPVGVFTNSPKFDWHLTNLQNYVGLSDLIAPDIQMEELHVFSNGKGSGLRGIPGDFTPQSRFIRAAFLKHFSEKVEDEQAVEQIFHILDSFDIPKGVVKVSSDTDVQYTQYTSAYDSKEKQMYIHLYENRMIQTLSLNAGILDSSEPQYFELKTEQQYYSMPKKE; translated from the coding sequence ATGTGTACAGGTATCACAGTTAAGTCAAAAGCAGGCAATAGTTATTGGGGGCGAACCCAAGAATTTAATTTATTAATGGAATATGATGGTGCAATTATTCCCAGGAGCTATGACTTACATGTTTCATTAGATCATTTCTTAACACAATATGCTGCAATGGGCGTGGCACTTGCTGGACATCCATTATTGGTAGACGGTGTTAACGAAAAAGGATTGATGGGTGGCTCGTTTTACTTTGGCAATTATAATCGCTATATTGAATCAGAAAAAATTCGTGCTAAGGGTAAACTACCTTTAGCAGGAGCCGAATTTGTAACCTATGCCTTGACGAATTATGCTTCTGTGGCTGAAATCAAAGAGCGGGTAAATCAGGATACGGCGATTGCTATTGTTGATAATCAGATGGGAATTCCCCAGCATTATGTATTTCAAGATGAATCAGGTGCATCGGTTGTGGTTGAGCCTTCAATCGATGGTGGCTATGAAGTTTATGAAAATCCAGTAGGAGTGTTTACCAATAGCCCAAAATTTGACTGGCATTTAACGAATCTTCAGAATTATGTCGGGCTTAGTGATCTAATAGCACCTGATATTCAGATGGAAGAACTTCATGTTTTTTCAAATGGTAAAGGTTCTGGTTTACGCGGGATTCCGGGAGATTTCACACCCCAATCACGGTTTATTCGAGCGGCATTTTTGAAGCATTTTTCAGAAAAAGTCGAAGATGAACAAGCAGTTGAACAAATTTTTCATATTTTAGATAGTTTTGATATTCCAAAAGGTGTTGTTAAAGTTAGTTCGGATACAGATGTACAATATACGCAATATACTAGTGCTTATGACAGTAAAGAAAAGCAAATGTACATTCATTTGTACGAGAATCGTATGATCCAGACATTGTCTTTGAATGCTGGAATATTGGACAGCTCTGAACCTCAATATTTTGAATTGAAGACTGAACAACAGTATTATTCAATGCCTAAAAAAGAATAG
- the rnmV gene encoding ribonuclease M5: MTDKLRIEEVIVVEGKDDTRRIQEVVDADTIETIGSAINEDILEQIEHAQETRGVIIFTDPDFSGEKIRKTIMEVIPDAKHAFLSRQLAAPKKRGNSLGVEHASDEAILEALEKIVTPVNGADDYQEIPRQTLIEYGLIAGARAKERREKLGDELRIGYTNSKQLTKRLKMFRITEKELIEAMNSINETPNEKSEESI, encoded by the coding sequence ATGACAGATAAGTTGAGGATTGAAGAAGTTATTGTCGTTGAAGGGAAAGACGATACTAGACGTATTCAAGAAGTTGTGGATGCTGATACGATTGAAACAATCGGCTCAGCGATCAATGAGGATATTTTAGAACAAATCGAACATGCACAAGAAACGCGTGGTGTCATCATTTTTACTGATCCAGATTTTTCAGGGGAAAAAATTCGTAAAACAATTATGGAAGTTATACCCGATGCCAAGCATGCGTTTCTCTCTCGTCAGCTTGCTGCACCTAAGAAACGAGGAAATAGTTTAGGTGTGGAGCATGCTAGTGATGAAGCGATTTTGGAAGCATTAGAGAAAATAGTTACCCCAGTCAATGGGGCAGATGATTATCAAGAAATCCCTAGACAAACCTTGATAGAGTATGGTTTAATAGCTGGGGCTCGTGCAAAAGAACGTCGTGAAAAATTAGGCGACGAATTGCGTATTGGCTACACCAATAGTAAGCAATTGACCAAACGCTTGAAAATGTTTCGGATTACAGAAAAAGAACTGATAGAGGCAATGAATAGTATAAATGAAACACCTAATGAAAAATCGGAGGAATCAATTTGA
- the rsmA gene encoding 16S rRNA (adenine(1518)-N(6)/adenine(1519)-N(6))-dimethyltransferase RsmA: protein MTEYKEIATPSRTKEILKQHGFSFKKSLGQNFLTEPNILRKIVETAGIDTHTNVVEVGPGIGALTEQLAKNAAQVLAFEIDDRLIPVLEDTMSPYQNVTVVHNDVLKADLVGTTKEVFEQELPIKVVANLPYYITTPIMMHFLESDLEIEEMIVMMQKEVADRISAKPGTKAYGSLSIAVQYFMEASIAFIVPKTVFIPQPNVDSAIIKLTKREQPAVAVTNEKEFFKLTKASFQLRRKTLWNNLIHFYGKDEETKAWLTESLTEAEIDPSRRGETLSLEEFGRLSNTLEKNH, encoded by the coding sequence TTGACAGAGTATAAAGAAATAGCCACCCCTTCAAGAACCAAAGAAATTTTGAAGCAACATGGCTTTTCATTTAAAAAAAGTTTAGGACAAAACTTTTTAACAGAACCGAATATCTTACGTAAAATCGTTGAAACAGCTGGAATAGATACCCACACGAATGTTGTAGAAGTAGGACCTGGAATTGGTGCTTTAACTGAACAATTAGCTAAAAATGCGGCACAAGTTTTAGCTTTTGAAATCGATGATCGCTTGATCCCAGTCTTAGAGGATACAATGAGTCCGTATCAAAATGTTACAGTGGTTCATAATGATGTATTGAAAGCCGATTTAGTGGGCACTACAAAGGAAGTCTTTGAGCAAGAGCTTCCAATCAAAGTAGTAGCTAATCTTCCTTATTACATCACTACACCAATCATGATGCACTTTTTAGAATCTGATTTAGAAATAGAAGAAATGATCGTGATGATGCAAAAAGAGGTTGCGGATCGAATATCTGCAAAACCAGGAACAAAAGCTTACGGGTCGTTATCGATTGCTGTTCAGTATTTTATGGAAGCGAGCATTGCGTTCATTGTCCCCAAAACTGTGTTTATTCCACAACCGAATGTTGACTCAGCAATCATCAAACTGACGAAACGAGAGCAACCTGCTGTGGCTGTAACCAATGAGAAAGAGTTTTTCAAATTAACCAAAGCCTCATTCCAATTACGCCGTAAAACATTATGGAACAATTTGATTCATTTTTATGGTAAAGACGAGGAAACAAAAGCTTGGTTAACAGAAAGCTTAACCGAAGCAGAAATCGATCCATCACGCCGAGGAGAAACATTATCCTTGGAAGAATTTGGTCGTTTGAGTAATACCTTAGAAAAAAATCATTAA